Proteins encoded in a region of the Desulfurococcus sp. genome:
- a CDS encoding ABC transporter ATP-binding protein, with the protein MEAVVASDIHKVYDRDVYAVRGVSFTVKPGEVYGLIGPNGAGKSTLLRIIAGIVKPTRGSITVYGYNPYKDFEETRALIGYLPEDAGTYPLLTGFEHLQFYARLYSGDVKSMTEYGAWITGLGDRLYEKTVNYSHGMKRRLLLGVVLMRRPKLAILDEPTSGLDVHASVAVRRVIRQYVSETGSAVLLSSHNMLEIEYLCDRVGLIYKGRIVVEGEPRKLIEEYEASNLEEVFTRIVSGEW; encoded by the coding sequence ATGGAGGCTGTTGTAGCAAGCGATATCCATAAAGTATACGATAGGGATGTTTACGCTGTGAGAGGAGTTAGCTTCACTGTGAAGCCGGGTGAAGTATACGGTTTAATAGGCCCTAATGGTGCTGGTAAAAGCACTCTCCTGAGAATAATCGCTGGGATAGTTAAGCCTACCCGTGGCTCTATCACTGTCTACGGCTACAACCCCTACAAGGACTTCGAGGAGACTAGAGCACTAATAGGCTATCTTCCCGAGGATGCCGGCACTTATCCACTGCTAACAGGCTTCGAGCACCTTCAATTCTACGCTAGGCTTTACAGTGGTGATGTTAAATCCATGACCGAGTACGGGGCTTGGATAACCGGGTTAGGTGACAGGCTCTACGAGAAGACCGTCAACTACAGTCACGGCATGAAGCGCCGGCTACTCCTAGGGGTAGTACTCATGAGGCGCCCGAAGCTAGCTATACTCGACGAGCCAACAAGCGGGCTCGACGTACACGCTAGTGTAGCTGTACGCAGGGTTATCAGGCAGTACGTCAGCGAGACAGGGTCAGCTGTACTATTAAGCAGCCATAACATGCTTGAAATAGAGTATCTCTGCGATAGAGTTGGATTAATATACAAGGGTAGAATAGTGGTTGAAGGCGAGCCGAGGAAGCTAATAGAGGAGTACGAGGCATCAAACCTAGAGGAGGTCTTCACTAGAATCGTAAGCGGGGAGTGGTGA